One window of the Camelina sativa cultivar DH55 chromosome 1, Cs, whole genome shotgun sequence genome contains the following:
- the LOC109124566 gene encoding DNA polymerase I B, chloroplastic/mitochondrial-like isoform X1 → MGVSLRHLSPSSFWVSRRPRVSSSILSFLVPRRRIISRKIAISNGNSGYSTAATDCGGSHGYQHSGRQRSSSVEFSGEWKLNLGSKTARMVPPTVKQAGAVSAWRDEVNNFRGRNGEHANNNQDDAFGNGSYYFKGFVPKIDDVQSYGNGQNFDYKLKQGSDITTLDRELNGFMQTNSIRRPVIALPSKDIEAEGKTDMTLRGDKDTHGKQRPLNSDSSLDNASYKKSATVSQVEKCTNLSKVRANLKKIYERVFVVDDAYTAKKTVAKLMNEYRNLVHACDTEVSRIDVKTETPVDHGEMICFSLYCGSEADFGDGKSCIWVDLLGESGRDILAEFKPFFEDSSIKKVWHNYSFDHHIIRNYGIKLSGFHGDTMHMARLWDSSRRISGGYSLEALTSDPRVLGGTETKEEAELFGKISMKKIFGKGKLKKDGSEGKLVIVPPVEELQKDDREAWISYSALDSISTLKLYESMKKQLQVKQWFLDGHLISKKNMFDFYQEYWQPFAELLAKMEEEGILVDRDYLAQIEIVAKAEKDIAVSRFRNWASKHCPDAKHMNVGSDTQLRQLFFGGITNSCNGEDLPYEKLFKVPNVDKVIEEGKKTATKFRNIKLHRISDNPLPTEKFTASGWPSVSGDTLKALAGKVSAEYDYADGVLDTSLEENTGDDDFISLPDEILETQHSNTSDESNTSAYGTAFDAFGGGESGKEACHAIAALCEVCSIDSLISNFILPLQGSNVSGKDGRVHCSLNINTETGRLSARRPNLQNQPALEKDRYKIRQAFIASPGNSLIVADYGQLELRILAHLTGCKSMMEAFIAGGDFHSRTAMNMYPHIREAVENGEVLLEWHPQPGQEKPPVPLLKDAFASERRKAKMLNFSIAYGKTAVGLSRDWKVSREEAQETVDLWYNDRQEVRKWQELRKKEAIKNGYVVTLLGRARKFPVYRSRAQKNHIERAAINTPVQGSAADVAMCAMLEISTNQRLKELGWKLLLQIHDEVILEGPSESADNAKNIVVKCMSEPFNGKNILSVDLSVDAKCAQNWYAGK, encoded by the exons ttcttcttcaattctttcttttcttgtgcCTCGCCGTAGAATCATTTCCAG GAAAATAGCTATTAGCAATGGAAATTCCGGATATTCCACTGCTGCTACTGATTGTGGGGGTTCCCATGGGTATCAGCATTCGGGTCGTCAACGGTCGTCCTCTGTTGAGTTTAGTGGAGAGTGGAAACTTAATTTGGGTTCGAAGACGGCAAGAATGGTTCCGCCAACTGTGAAACAAGCTGGAGCTGTGAGTGCTTGGAGGGATGAAGTCAATAACTTCAGAGGAAGAAATGGCGAACATGCTAACAACAACCAAGATGATGCTTTTGGTAACGGCAGTTATTATTTCAAAGGCTTTGTCCCTAAAATAGATGATGTCCAATCTTATGGAAACGGCCAGAACTTTGATTACAAGCTGAAGCAAGGAAGTGATATTACCACACTTGATAGAGAACTGAATGGATTTATGCAAACTAATAGTATAAGAAGACCGGTCATTGCATTACCAAGCAAGGATATTGAGGCTGAGGGGAAAACAGACATGACTCTGAGAGGAGATAAGGATACACATGGAAAACAAAGACCTCTTAACAGTGACTCGTCTCTTGACAATGCAAGCTATAAGAAATCAGCAACCGTTTCCCAAGTGGAAAAATGTACCAACCTGTCCAAAGTCCGAGCAAACCTCAAGAAAATATATGAgagagtttttgttgttgatgatgcGTATACTGCAAAGAAAACCGTGGCTAAGCTCATGAATGAATATAGGAATCTTGTCCATGCTTGCGATACAGAG GTGTCCAGGATTGATGTGAAGACTGAAACACCTGTGGACCATGGGGAGATGATATGTTTCAGTTTATATTGTGGATCAGAAGCAGATTTTGGAGATGGAAAATCATGTATCTGGGTAGATTTGCTTGGCGAAAGTGGAAGGGATATCTTGGCTGAGTTTAAGCCATTTTTCGAAGACTCATCAATAAAAAAA GTATGGCATAACTACAGCTTTGATCACCACATTATCAGAAATTATGGAATCAAGCTTTCTGGTTTCCATGGTGATACGATGCAC ATGGCACGATTGTGGGATTCATCAAGACGGATATCTGGTGGATATTCGCTCGAAGCACTTACAAGTGACCCAAGAGTTCTTGGGGGAACTGAGACAAAGGAGGAAGCAGAATTATTTGGTAAAATatcaatgaagaagattttCGGCAAGGGGAAACTGAAAAAAGATGGATCAGAGGGGAAATTGGTGATCGTTCCTCCTGTTGAAGAGCTACAAAAAGACGATCGAGAAGCATGGATTTCCTACTCGGCGTTGGATTCGATAAGCACACTAAAGCTTTATGAGAGCATGAAGAAACAACTGCAAGTGAAGCAATGGTTTCTTGATGGACATCTAATATCAAAAAAGAACATGTTTGATTTCTACCAAGAATATTGGCAACCTTTTGCTGAACTTCTTGCCAAAATGGAAGAGGAAGGAATTCTTGTAGATAGGGATTATCTGGCGCAGATTGAGATTGTAGCCAAAGCAGAAAAAGATATTGCTGTTTCGAGGTTCCGAAATTGGGCTTCAAAACATTGTCCAGATGCGAAGCATATGAATGTTGGCAGTGACACGCAATTGCGACAACTCTTTTTTGGTGGCATTACTAACAG TTGTAATGGTGAGGATCTTCCATATGAAAAACTTTTCAAAGTTCCCAATGTTGATAAGGTgattgaagaaggaaaaaagacaGCCACAAAGTTCCGGAATATCAAATTGCATAGGATTAGCGACAATCCTCTACCCACTGAAAAGTTCACTGCCTCAGGCTGGCCTTCTGTTAGTGGAGACACCTTGAAAGCCTTAGCTGGGAAAGTCTCTGCAGAATATGACTATGCGGATGGCGTTTTAGATACTTCTCTAGAGGAAAACACTGGAGATGATGATTTTATTTCGCTACCAGATGAAATTTTAGAAACACAACACTCCAATACCTCTGATGAATCAAACACATCTGCTTATGGAACAGCATTTGATGCGTTTGGAGGGGGTGAAAGTGGAAAGGAGGCTTGCCATGCTATTGCCGCACTATGCGAAGTTTGCTCCATTGATTccttaatatcaaattttattcttCCTTTGCAg GGAAGTAATGTGTCAGGAAAAGATGGTCGTGTCCACTGCTCCCTGAATATTAACACTGAAACTGGTCGCTTATCTGCTAGAAGGCCAAATTTGCAG AACCAACCGGCATTGGAGAAAGATCGGTACAAGATCCGTCAGGCCTTCATAGCATCACCTGGAAATTCATTGATTGTTGCTGATTATGGACAG CTGGAACTTAGGATTCTAGCACATCTTACTGGTTGCAAAAGCATGATGGAAGCTTTCATAGCTGGTGGAGACTTCCACTCGAGAACAGCCATGAATATGTATCCACATATTCGTGAAGCTGTTGAAAATGGTGAAGTGCTCCTTGAATGGCATCCACAACCTGGACAAGAGAAGCCGCCAGTGCCGTTATTGAAG gatgcctttgcttctgagagaagaaaagcaaagatgCTTAACTTCTCGATTGCGTATGGGAAGACCGCTGTTGGACTTTCTAGAGATTGGAAG GTTTcaagagaagaagctcaagaaacAGTTGATCTCTGGTATAATGACAGACAAGAAGTCCGCAAATGGCAAGAATTACGCAAGAAAGAAGCTATAAAAAATGGGTATGTAGTCACTTTGTTGGGAAGGGCTCGTAAATTCCCTGTATACCGTTCACGTGCCCAAAAGAACCATATCGAACGAGCAGCAATCAACACTCCTGTTCAG GGAAGCGCAGCTGATGTTGCTATGTGCGCTATGCTGGAGATATCAACAAATCAACGTCTAAAAGAGCTTGGTTGGAAATTGCTTCTACAA ATTCATGATGAAGTCATTTTGGAAGGACCTAGTGAGTCAGCGGACAATGCTAAAAACATAGTAGTGAAGTGCATGAGTGAACCCTTCAACGGCAAGAATATTCTCTCAGTGGACTTATCTGTTGATGCTAAGTGTGCTCAGAACTGGTATGCTGGCAAATAA
- the LOC109124566 gene encoding DNA polymerase I B, chloroplastic/mitochondrial-like isoform X2, with the protein MGVSLRHLSPSSFWVSRRPRVSSSILSFLVPRRRIISRKIAISNGNSGYSTAATDCGGSHGYQHSGRQRSSSVEFSGEWKLNLGSKTARMVPPTVKQAGAVSAWRDEVNNFRGRNGEHANNNQDDAFGNGSYYFKGFVPKIDDVQSYGNGQNFDYKLKQGSDITTLDRELNGFMQTNSIRRPVIALPSKDIEAEGKTDMTLRGDKDTHGKQRPLNSDSSLDNASYKKSATVSQVEKCTNLSKVRANLKKIYERVFVVDDAYTAKKTVAKLMNEYRNLVHACDTEVSRIDVKTETPVDHGEMICFSLYCGSEADFGDGKSCIWVDLLGESGRDILAEFKPFFEDSSIKKVWHNYSFDHHIIRNYGIKLSGFHGDTMHMARLWDSSRRISGGYSLEALTSDPRVLGGTETKEEAELFGKISMKKIFGKGKLKKDGSEGKLVIVPPVEELQKDDREAWISYSALDSISTLKLYESMKKQLQVKQWFLDGHLISKKNMFDFYQEYWQPFAELLAKMEEEGILVDRDYLAQIEIVAKAEKDIAVSRFRNWASKHCPDAKHMNVGSDTQLRQLFFGGITNSCNGEDLPYEKLFKVPNVDKVIEEGKKTATKFRNIKLHRISDNPLPTEKFTASGWPSVSGDTLKALAGKVSAEYDYADGVLDTSLEENTGDDDFISLPDEILETQHSNTSDESNTSAYGTAFDAFGGGESGKEACHAIAALCEVCSIDSLISNFILPLQGSNVSGKDGRVHCSLNINTETGRLSARRPNLQNQPALEKDRYKIRQAFIASPGNSLIVADYGQLELRILAHLTGCKSMMEAFIAGGDFHSRTAMNMYPHIREAVENGEVLLEWHPQPGQEKPPVPLLKDAFASERRKAKMLNFSIAYGKTAVGLSRDWKVSREEAQETVDLWYNDRQEVRKWQELRKKEAIKNGYVVTLLGRARKFPVYRSRAQKNHIERAAINTPVQGSAADVAMCAMLEISTNQRLKELGWKLLLQIHDEVILEGPSESADNAKNIVVKCMSEPFNGKNILSVDLSVDAKCAQNWYAGK; encoded by the exons ttcttcttcaattctttcttttcttgtgcCTCGCCGTAGAATCATTTCCAG GAAAATAGCTATTAGCAATGGAAATTCCGGATATTCCACTGCTGCTACTGATTGTGGGGGTTCCCATGGGTATCAGCATTCGGGTCGTCAACGGTCGTCCTCTGTTGAGTTTAGTGGAGAGTGGAAACTTAATTTGGGTTCGAAGACGGCAAGAATGGTTCCGCCAACTGTGAAACAAGCTGGAGCTGTGAGTGCTTGGAGGGATGAAGTCAATAACTTCAGAGGAAGAAATGGCGAACATGCTAACAACAACCAAGATGATGCTTTTGGTAACGGCAGTTATTATTTCAAAGGCTTTGTCCCTAAAATAGATGATGTCCAATCTTATGGAAACGGCCAGAACTTTGATTACAAGCTGAAGCAAGGAAGTGATATTACCACACTTGATAGAGAACTGAATGGATTTATGCAAACTAATAGTATAAGAAGACCGGTCATTGCATTACCAAGCAAGGATATTGAGGCTGAGGGGAAAACAGACATGACTCTGAGAGGAGATAAGGATACACATGGAAAACAAAGACCTCTTAACAGTGACTCGTCTCTTGACAATGCAAGCTATAAGAAATCAGCAACCGTTTCCCAAGTGGAAAAATGTACCAACCTGTCCAAAGTCCGAGCAAACCTCAAGAAAATATATGAgagagtttttgttgttgatgatgcGTATACTGCAAAGAAAACCGTGGCTAAGCTCATGAATGAATATAGGAATCTTGTCCATGCTTGCGATACAGAG GTGTCCAGGATTGATGTGAAGACTGAAACACCTGTGGACCATGGGGAGATGATATGTTTCAGTTTATATTGTGGATCAGAAGCAGATTTTGGAGATGGAAAATCATGTATCTGGGTAGATTTGCTTGGCGAAAGTGGAAGGGATATCTTGGCTGAGTTTAAGCCATTTTTCGAAGACTCATCAATAAAAAAA GTATGGCATAACTACAGCTTTGATCACCACATTATCAGAAATTATGGAATCAAGCTTTCTGGTTTCCATGGTGATACGATGCACATGGCACGATTGTGGGATTCATCAAGACGGATATCTGGTGGATATTCGCTCGAAGCACTTACAAGTGACCCAAGAGTTCTTGGGGGAACTGAGACAAAGGAGGAAGCAGAATTATTTGGTAAAATatcaatgaagaagattttCGGCAAGGGGAAACTGAAAAAAGATGGATCAGAGGGGAAATTGGTGATCGTTCCTCCTGTTGAAGAGCTACAAAAAGACGATCGAGAAGCATGGATTTCCTACTCGGCGTTGGATTCGATAAGCACACTAAAGCTTTATGAGAGCATGAAGAAACAACTGCAAGTGAAGCAATGGTTTCTTGATGGACATCTAATATCAAAAAAGAACATGTTTGATTTCTACCAAGAATATTGGCAACCTTTTGCTGAACTTCTTGCCAAAATGGAAGAGGAAGGAATTCTTGTAGATAGGGATTATCTGGCGCAGATTGAGATTGTAGCCAAAGCAGAAAAAGATATTGCTGTTTCGAGGTTCCGAAATTGGGCTTCAAAACATTGTCCAGATGCGAAGCATATGAATGTTGGCAGTGACACGCAATTGCGACAACTCTTTTTTGGTGGCATTACTAACAG TTGTAATGGTGAGGATCTTCCATATGAAAAACTTTTCAAAGTTCCCAATGTTGATAAGGTgattgaagaaggaaaaaagacaGCCACAAAGTTCCGGAATATCAAATTGCATAGGATTAGCGACAATCCTCTACCCACTGAAAAGTTCACTGCCTCAGGCTGGCCTTCTGTTAGTGGAGACACCTTGAAAGCCTTAGCTGGGAAAGTCTCTGCAGAATATGACTATGCGGATGGCGTTTTAGATACTTCTCTAGAGGAAAACACTGGAGATGATGATTTTATTTCGCTACCAGATGAAATTTTAGAAACACAACACTCCAATACCTCTGATGAATCAAACACATCTGCTTATGGAACAGCATTTGATGCGTTTGGAGGGGGTGAAAGTGGAAAGGAGGCTTGCCATGCTATTGCCGCACTATGCGAAGTTTGCTCCATTGATTccttaatatcaaattttattcttCCTTTGCAg GGAAGTAATGTGTCAGGAAAAGATGGTCGTGTCCACTGCTCCCTGAATATTAACACTGAAACTGGTCGCTTATCTGCTAGAAGGCCAAATTTGCAG AACCAACCGGCATTGGAGAAAGATCGGTACAAGATCCGTCAGGCCTTCATAGCATCACCTGGAAATTCATTGATTGTTGCTGATTATGGACAG CTGGAACTTAGGATTCTAGCACATCTTACTGGTTGCAAAAGCATGATGGAAGCTTTCATAGCTGGTGGAGACTTCCACTCGAGAACAGCCATGAATATGTATCCACATATTCGTGAAGCTGTTGAAAATGGTGAAGTGCTCCTTGAATGGCATCCACAACCTGGACAAGAGAAGCCGCCAGTGCCGTTATTGAAG gatgcctttgcttctgagagaagaaaagcaaagatgCTTAACTTCTCGATTGCGTATGGGAAGACCGCTGTTGGACTTTCTAGAGATTGGAAG GTTTcaagagaagaagctcaagaaacAGTTGATCTCTGGTATAATGACAGACAAGAAGTCCGCAAATGGCAAGAATTACGCAAGAAAGAAGCTATAAAAAATGGGTATGTAGTCACTTTGTTGGGAAGGGCTCGTAAATTCCCTGTATACCGTTCACGTGCCCAAAAGAACCATATCGAACGAGCAGCAATCAACACTCCTGTTCAG GGAAGCGCAGCTGATGTTGCTATGTGCGCTATGCTGGAGATATCAACAAATCAACGTCTAAAAGAGCTTGGTTGGAAATTGCTTCTACAA ATTCATGATGAAGTCATTTTGGAAGGACCTAGTGAGTCAGCGGACAATGCTAAAAACATAGTAGTGAAGTGCATGAGTGAACCCTTCAACGGCAAGAATATTCTCTCAGTGGACTTATCTGTTGATGCTAAGTGTGCTCAGAACTGGTATGCTGGCAAATAA